From Primulina huaijiensis isolate GDHJ02 chromosome 15, ASM1229523v2, whole genome shotgun sequence, one genomic window encodes:
- the LOC140960127 gene encoding protein PHYTOCHROME KINASE SUBSTRATE 4-like, with translation MDSQNLVKSFKYNSPQQTIFSVIESPLHYRSFPPNNLTTFKERSFSSFHPKDPIKNSQENETDSTIDDEEISIFDAQKYFSENNDMKDIKKPQQQQKQQQRIPSHDLLSVPRLSSVSSADGYGGNYRTRSFHATPTASSEASWNSQTGLLANPPGSMAVSLRNFPSDMRSKKRNPAAKKWSFCRKCCCISKNSVKVKEATSDSDVRGHAHVIHKEMNNMEKTSYSYVKRGDQNGDEKASANMPQKISIPNVEMALQQKATASNYHLQLSPEEKFAPTDPPRQQRVSASGRPFGDATAAAFSFPILKSSIHATKPAAFKAIITKSVTNPLEDPPRYSLEVFQPVHDPMPISRTPDFNSGSPMARLSNMDDDMYSDASSDLFEIESFSTQSNSYQMYRGRDSLDDEAPAFNPRRFASANGMISSNNNNLHARRSIDEPPTPSVAATECYAPSEVSIDWSVTTAEGFDRASVTNFSISASEIGNVAFLHKRLQEEASGGDSGKRKGNGLLQMSCRQEKSVSVGPQPVKCAVPEGPPLFPLGAGAGHVSGRPPRANKLPLGSSHSARLSLAFAA, from the coding sequence ATGGATTCACAAAATTTAGTAAAAAGTTTCAAGTACAATTCACCACAGCAAACAATCTTTAGTGTCATAGAATCTCCTCTCCATTACCGATCCTTTCCTCCAAACAATCTTACAACCTTTAAAGAGAGATCCTTTTCTTCATTCCATCCCAAAGATCCAATAAAAAATTCCCAAGAAAATGAAACAGATTCCACCATTGATGACGAAGAAATAAGCATTTTCGATGCTCAAAAGTATTTCAGCGAAAACAATGACATGAAAGACATTAAGAAACCACAGCAGCAGCAGAAACAACAACAGCGAATCCCATCTCACGATCTGCTATCGGTTCCAAGATTGTCGTCAGTTTCTTCTGCAGATGGATATGGCGGGAATTATCGGACAAGATCATTTCATGCCACGCCAACGGCCTCGTCTGAGGCTAGCTGGAATAGCCAAACAGGCTTGTTGGCAAATCCTCCTGGTTCAATGGCTGTTTCTTTAAGGAATTTCCCTTCTGATATGCGTAGCAAAAAAAGGAATCCCGCTGCTAAGAAATGGAGTTTTTGCCGAAAGTGCTGCTGCATTAGCAAGAATTCCGTTAAGGTTAAGGAAGCAACCTCGGACTCAGACGTCAGGGGACATGCTCATGTGATCCATAAAGAGATGAATAACATGGAGAAAACGAGTTACTCTTATGTGAAAAGGGGTGATCAGAACGGTGATGAGAAAGCGTCAGCAAACATGCCACAAAAGATTTCAATTCCTAACGTCGAAATGGCGCTCCAACAGAAAGCAACGGCTTCGAATTACCATTTACAGCTCTCTCCGGAGGAAAAATTTGCCCCCACTGATCCGCCCCGCCAGCAGCGTGTATCTGCATCAGGAAGGCCGTTTGGTGATGCCACCGCTGCTGCTTTCTCCTTCCCTATCCTCAAATCATCAATCCACGCGACCAAGCCAGCAGCTTTCAAGGCCATAATTACAAAATCAGTCACCAATCCCCTGGAAGATCCACCACGCTACTCGCTGGAGGTTTTCCAACCTGTGCACGATCCCATGCCGATTTCAAGAACGCCCGATTTCAATTCAGGCAGCCCCATGGCGCGTCTCTCGAACATGGATGACGATATGTACAGTGACGCCAGCTCTGATTTGTTTGAGATCGAAAGCTTCTCGACACAATCAAATTCGTACCAAATGTATCGTGGGAGGGATTCTCTGGACGACGAAGCTCCAGCGTTTAATCCAAGAAGGTTTGCATCCGCCAATGGTATGATTAGCAGCAACAATAATAATCTGCATGCAAGAAGAAGCATAGATGAGCCACCAACACCGAGTGTTGCGGCAACAGAATGCTACGCACCGAGTGAAGTCAGCATCGATTGGAGCGTGACCACCGCAGAAGGCTTTGACAGAGCAAGTGTCACCAATTTCTCCATCTCTGCTTCGGAGATAGGCAACGTGGCTTTTCTCCACAAGAGGCTGCAGGAGGAGGCTTCTGGAGGCGACAGCGGGAAGAGGAAGGGAAATGGGCTTCTGCAAATGAGCTGTCGGCAAGAGAAGTCGGTCAGCGTGGGGCCGCAGCCAGTGAAATGCGCAGTCCCGGAAGGCCCACCATTGTTTCCATTGGGTGCGGGTGCGGGGCACGTGAGCGGTAGACCACCGAGAGCGAATAAGCTGCCGTTGGGGAGCTCTCATTCGGCACGTCTGTCCCTTGCTTTTGCGGCTTGA
- the LOC140958693 gene encoding uncharacterized protein: protein MAERGGGDRGGFGRGFGGLGRGGDRGGRGRGGRRPRRETEEEKWVPVTKLGRLVKDGKIKSLEQIYLHSLPIKEYQIIDTLVGPSLKDEVMKIMPVQKQTRAGQRTRFKAFVVVGDGNGHVGLGVKCSKEVATAIRGAIILAKLSVIPVRRGYWGNKIGKPHTVPCKVTGKCGSVTVRMVPAPRGAGIVAARVPKKVLQFAGIEDVFTSSRGSTKTLGNFVKATFDCLLKTYGFLTPDFWRETRFTKSPFQEYTDLLAKPTTAKILHVVEDAET, encoded by the exons ATGGCGGAGAGGGGTGGAGGAGACCGTGGTGGCTTCGGCAGAGGATTCGGCGGTCTTGGGCGCGGAGGTGATAGGGGAGGGCGGGGGCGCGGTGGCCGCCGTCCCCGGCGGGAAACCGAGGAAGAGAAATGGGTCCCAGTTACGAAGCTCGGACGTCTGGTAAAAGACGGGAAAATAAAATCTTTGGAGCAGATCTACTTGCACTCTCTGCCAATCAAGGAGTACCAAATAATCGATACTCTGGTGGGACCGTCGCTGAAAGACGAAGTGATGAAAATCATGCCTGTCCAGAAGCAGACCCGAGCCGGTCAGAGAACCCGGTTTAAGGCGTTTGTGGTGGTTGGAGATGGTAATGGTCACGTTGGGCTGGGAGTAAAGTGCTCGAAGGAGGTGGCCACTGCTATTCGTGGTGCCATCATATTGGCCAAACTATCTGTGATTCCAGTGAGGAGGGGTTATTGGGGAAACAAGATTGGGAAGCCTCACACCGTGCCTTGTAAAGTTACAGGAAAATGTGGCTCTGTCACCGTGCGGATGGTCCCTGCACCGCGTGGGGCTGGAATTGTTGCTGCTCGGGTCCCAAAGAAGGTGCTTCAGTTTGCAGGTATTGAGGATGTGTTCACTTCTTCCCGTGGATCCACTAAGACCCTTGGAAACTTTGTCAAG GCAACATTTGATTGTTTGTTGAAGACCTATGGGTTCCTGACTCCAGATTTTTGGAGAGAGACCCGATTCACAAAATCTCCTTTCCAAGAATACACTGATTTGCTAGCGAAGCCAACCACAGCCAAGATTCTCCATGTTGTGGAGGATGCCGAGACTTGA
- the LOC140959790 gene encoding uncharacterized protein, whose product MMAVASSRCISPLFNSSSSSSLAKPFKFPALSSQFCCCKYSHNGHAIRSYSNTVADKVLTDIQDSGVIACLRAQSAEVAVEAARAALRGGISVLEVVMSTPGVFEVIRTLVHEYPSISIGVGTVLNKQDARDAIIAGARFLMSPAMVKDILDDVAQGQALYIPGVMTPSEILSAFNSGAKIVKVYPVSALGGVGYIAAVRKPFPFIPMVASQGIAIDSVGEYVREGVSSVVLSDAIFDKKAMSQQNFDSIYRCASLATSQGSIAVKRRTKGYQS is encoded by the exons ATGATGGCCGTTGCCAGCAGCCGTTGCATATCGCCACTTTTcaactcttcttcttcttcttctttagcAAAACCCTTCAAATTTCCGGCACTTTCCTCTCAATTCTGCTGCTGTAAGTATTCCCACAACGGTCATGCTATCCGTTCGTATTCCAACACTGTTGCTGATAAAGTTTTGACAGACATTCAAGATTCCGGCGTTATTGCTTGCCTTCGCGCTCAAAG TGCAGAGGTTGCAGTTGAGGCCGCCCGTGCAGCGTTAAGAGGTGGAATTTCAGTT tTGGAAGTTGTAATGTCTACTCCAGGTGTTTTTGAG GTCATACGAACCTTGGTCCATGAATATCCTTCGATATCAATAGGG GTTGGAACTGTTTTAAATAAGCAAGATGCCAGAGATGCAATTATAGCTGGAGCTAGGTTCCTTATGAGTCCTGCAATGGTTAAG GATATTCTTGATGATGTTGCTCAAGGTCAGGCTCTTTATATACCTGGAGTAATGACTCCATCTGAG ATACTATCTGCATTTAACTCTGGTGCCAAAATTGTCAAG GTATATCCCGTGTCTGCATTAGGGGGTGTTGGGTACATAGCAGCAGTGCGTAAGCCTTTTCCCTTCATTCCGATGGTTGCATCACAAGGCATAGCCATAG ATTCGGTAGGGGAATATGTAAGGGAGGGAGTATCATCTGTCGTTCTATCAGATGCCATATTTGACAAAAAAGCAATGAGTCAACAAAATTTTGACTCCATATACCGATGTGCCAGTCTCGCTACTTCACAAGGCAGTATAGCTGTGAAAAG GAGAACGAAAGGATATCAGTCTTAG
- the LOC140958930 gene encoding uncharacterized protein: MTSQTLRRRLHHGDIDGGSYDRFEASGIDSLNEPLLGSRDQDLNRHGFGDALDDERNKERLHWTRVFSNLIAQWAQWFANFIVGSGSVVGWLLPFVSGSQNGANNNLQPLLLSPLQEARLKHLKQRLAVPFDGSFSEHQDALRQLWRLAYPDRRLPSLKSELWKDMGWQGSDPSTDFRGGGFISLENLIFFAKTYPEAFQNLLHKRDGNRSEWEYPFAVAGINISFMLAQMLDLQSGKPSTLAGHHFLESLGEDEMAFDNLFCVAFKMLDVQWLAKRASYMEFNDVLKSTRAQLERELALEDVASVRDLPAYNLLKR, translated from the exons ATGACTTCCCAAACCTTGAGGAGGAGGCTCCATCATGGGGATATTGATGGAGGAAGCTACGACCGTTTCGAGGCTTCTGGAATCGATTCGTTGAATGAGCCATTGCTTGGAAGTAGAGATCAAGATCTTAAT AGGCACGGGTTTGGGGATGCTTTGGATGATGAACGGAATAAAGAACGCCTGCATTGGACTCGggtgttttcaaatttaatcgcACAGTGGGCACAATGGTTTG caaattttattgttgGATCCGGGTCAGTTGTTGGATGGCTTTTACCATTTGTTTCGGGGTCTCAAAATGGAGCAAACAACAACCTTCAACCACTTTTGCTTAGTCCCTTGCAG GAGGCAAGGTTGAAACATCTAAAGCAAAGGCTAGCTGTTCCTTTTGATGGCTCTTTTTCTGAGCATCAA GATGCACTTAGACAGTTGTGGAGATTAGCTTATCCTGATAGACGACTCCCATCTCTTAAGTCGGAGCTTTGGAAAGATATGGGCTGGCAAGGATCTGATCCCTCAACAGATTTCAG GGGTGGAGGATTTATATCATTGGAGAATCTAATCTTTTTTGCCAAGACATACCCG GAAGCGTTCCAAAACTTGTTGCACAAGAGAGATGGAAACAGGTCTGAGTGGGAGTATCCGTTTGCTGTTGCAGGAATCAATATTTCGTTTATGCTTGCGCAAATGTTAGATCTTCAGTCAG GGAAGCCAAGCACCTTGGCCGGACACCATTTCCTTGAATCACTGGGTGAAGATGAAATGGCCTTTGATAACCTTTTCTGTGTTGCCTTCAAAATGCTGGATGTGCAGTGGCTTGCAAAGCGTGCTTCGTACATGGAATTTAAC GATGTTCTAAAGTCTACCAGAGCACAACTAGAGCGGGAGCTTGCCCTGGAAGATGTGGCTAGTGTAAGAGACTTGCCAGCGTATAATCTATTGAAAAGATGA